CGCGATCGCGGCGAGAATTCCTCCGCGTCCGCCGGAGCCGATAACACCGATCTTCAACTTGGGGGTTTCCATGAGTAGAGTCGCAGCTTAAACCAATCGATAAAGATAGGCCATGGCTCAAATAACGAAAAAAATAGCAAAATCGATTGAGGCTGTCGCTGCCCTGGTTCCGCTCGCCCGGGGTCTTGGGCGGCCGGAGGACTTCTATCGCGGACGGAAACACGAAGGGTGGGGCCTGCCGGATAATATCCTGCTGTTTCATGAACGGGGGGCGCGGGCGATGCGCAGCAAGGATGGCGCACGGCATTTTCACCACAGAAACGTATTGGTTTTTCCGTTACAGGGTGACGGACGGATCGTGGTCAACGGACGCACATTCGCCCTTGGGCCTGGTCGGTGCGCGTTGATCCGTGCGTATCAATTCCATCATTTCACCGGGTTTTCTTCGGGCGAGGTGGACTGGCTGATCATCACGTTTGAGGGCGAGAGCGCCCATGGGGAGGGAACGGTCTTCAGGTCGGAGTCGGACCGCTTTTGGGCGGATTTGGACTGTTTACTCGAAGAGTTTCGAGGCGGCGCGAATACGGACAGAGGTGGTTTCCGGCTGGCATGCAGGCTGGCCTTGCTGCTGGAGGAGCTGTCTGCGGCGGCGCCCGTTCGGGCGGAAAATCGCGGCAAGGCCGGTGGAGGCGAAGACCTGCTGCTAAAGGTTCACGCCCTAATCTCCGCCGACATGGGGCGGATGATTTCCATCGATAAAATGGCGCGGCACCTGGGGATTTCCGCGAGTCACCTGCGCGCGCGGTTCCGGAAAGGAACGGGGAAAAGTCTGGGCGAATTTCAGCGAGAAGTGCGCCTGCAAAAAGCGGCGGAGTTACTCGCGCAAACCGATGCAACGGTCGCTGAAGTGGGCGAGGCCTGTGGATGGGAGTCGCCGTTCACCTTCAGCCGGGCGTTCCGCCGTTATTGGGGACGGCCGCCGAAGCGGTTTTCGATGTTTGCGCGCGGGCGTTAACACGCTCGCGCATACGGAAGGTTGTTTACTGGGCCGGCCAGATGCTAATGGGCGGGCCGTTGGGTAGGGCGTCGAACGTGAGCTTGCCGTTGACGGCGGTAGCAGTGACCGGGGTGGCACCGCCTTGCGAGATGTTGCACGTGCGCCAGTTGGCGGGGACCTCGGTGACGAGGGTGAGCGGCAGGTCGTAGAGCTTCGGATCGGCGGAGGACTTGAGCTCAAGCTGGATGCCGTTGGCGAGGACCTTGAGGGTCTTCACGGTCGCGGTCTCGCGCTCGGTTTTGTATTGGTGGCAGGAGATGTGGTCGGTGACCCAGAGTTCGCGCTTGTCCTGCTTGTCTTTCAAGTAGTCGAGAAGCGGGAAGAAAATGGACTGCTTGAGCGGCCACATGTCCTGATAACCCCAGTTGGGGGTTATACGTTCGACGCCGTGAACGACCAGGTATTCGACGTCTTTTTTGGCGATGCCCTTCTCGGCCAGCGCGGTCATTTCTTCAAGAGTCTTCTGGTGATAAACGGCTCCGTGTCCGTCAAAAGTCGGACGGCTGATGAGATTATGTTTCTCCAGTAACGCCTTCAACTGCGGGCCGGTGATGTTCCACTTGCCGGGGCCTACTCCGGGCATGCCAAACGAGATGAGGCGGTTCTCTTTTCCGGGCTGAAGCTTGTGGATGGCGTGCGTGCATCCGCCGATTTCGTATTCGGCATTGGCCATATCTTTGACCCCCTGGTGAGTCATGGTGTGGTTGGCGAAAACCATTTTTGATTTCGCGACTTTGTCCCATGAACCGGCTTGGGTTTTGAACTCACCTTTATCAGGGCAGATATAAAAAGTCGCGATTAGATCGCGCTTTTCGAGTTCGGGGACGGCGACTTGAAAGTGGCTCGGCCAGCTGTCGTCGAACATCAGCATGAACACGGCAGTGCGGTCATCCTTCCAGTTGGCGACGCGGGTGTCGCCGACGGCGGCGTGCAGATGCGCGGCGAGGGAGACGAAGACGGTGAACGCGAGGAGGCGACTGAGGCGAGGGGTGGTAATCATGCGGGGGCGAACTGCCAACCTAGGGGAGGAGAGTGGCTGATCGCACTCGTGCGCAGGGGGTCTGGTGCAGTTTCTTAGGCGTTTGTTTAAATAAACAAGGCGGCGGGCCACCGATCAGGCCGATCGGATCGTTGGAGACTTTACTGACCCGTGCGCCGGCGTGTGTTCATCAGTCGAAAACTTTGACGACGTCTGGGTAGTGACCGGATCGCTCATTGTCGTCATGCGCTACGTAAGCGTAAGCGAACTATTTATATCGAGGTAAACGCAGGCGGTCCTGCTCGGCGAACTTGACCCCGGTGGCGAGGCTATCGGTGAGATATGTGAGGCGGAGGCGTGTGCTTTCTCCGAGCGGGTTACTGTGTCGCCCGGCGGCGATATTCGCCCGGGGAGAGCCCGGTTATTTGGCGGAAGCGGCGGAAGAAGTAGAACTCGGTGCGAAAGCCGAGCGAGTAAGCGATGTCCTTGATGCCTCGATCGGTGCCACACAGTTCATGGCAGGCCTGCTCGATGAGATGGCGCGAGCGAAAGGTGGTCGGCGAAACGCCGCACAGACGTTTGAATTTTTTTCGATATGCCTGCTCGCCGAGACCGAGGGCCTTGGCGGCTTCTACCAAGTTGAGCGGGACGGTGGTCGGAAGATCGATCAACCAGGCACGCGCGGTGTGGATCCACTCCATGGCGTGATCCGAGTGGGGACGGATCCACGTTGAACACATCTCGGCAATCAATGCGATCAGCCGGCCCGTGTCTGCGAGCGCGGGCTCGAGGCCTTTTTTTGCGAGTGGCAGCACGCTTTCATGGAAACGACCCAGCCAATAATCCATCGGTGCGAGCCGCCGGATCGGCTCGGCGGGATCCAGCAGGTCGGTGCCGGTCCAGGCGCTGAAGGCGGGGCCTGAAAACTCGATGTTGATCTCGTTCCAGCGGGTTCCGGGGAGCGGACAATAAACGTGACCGACATCGGGAAACAGGCAGAGCAGGTCGCCTGCGCGGATGGGCTGGTCGGTTTTGCCGCGTTCATCTGAAAAGAGTCCTTCGCCCTCCAGCAGATAAACCAACGAGAAGACTTTCAGCCGGCGGAAGGTTTTTTCGCGGTTCTGGTTGATCATGCCCCAGCTGCGATGGATCTGCGCGCTCCGCGTCATGCCGCCCGTCGGGAGGGCGTGGAACGATTCCATGATCAGCCAGTAATCACGGGTCTCGCCCGGTATAATACCGGATTGGACAGTGTATTTACCGCCATGTGTATCGCTAAGGGCTTTTAGCGACGGCCGTTTTTCTGAGAGTTTGGGGCGTGGCTTCACGAGCAGAGTGAACATTCACCCAAGTAAATATCCCCCATGTCGCAAGCCAATCCGAGCGTATTGATCGCCAAACCGAGTATCGAAGTCGTGCCCGGTCAGATTATTTATCACCGTAAAACAAATACCGGAGAGTATATAGGCTCTCCGAGTATCGCGATCCTGCCCGATGGTGCCTACGTGGCTTCGCACGATGTGTTCGGACCGGGCACGACGGAGCACTCATCGGGGGTTTCGTTTGTTTATCGCAGCGAGGATTGCGGAGTGACGTGGCGGAATGTGGCACGGATCGAGCCGGCGTTTTGGTCTAATCTGTTTGTGCACACCGGTGCGCTTTATCTGTTCGGGACGACGCATCATCACGGCCTCGTGGTCATCCGGCGCAGCGACGACGGAGGGTTCACGTGGACGCAGCCGAAGGACGAGTGCTCGGGGTTGCTTACCGCGAAGGGACATTTTCACACCGGGCCAATGCCGATGCTTATGCATCGCGAAAGAATCTGGCGCGCGGTGGAAAATGCCGGAGACGGCGGTGCGTGGGGCGAGCGTTATTTGCCGATGCTGATGTCGTCTCCGGTCGATGCGGATCTGTTGTGCAGCGAGAGCTGGACCTGCACGCGGCCGATGGCGCATTCGACAACGTGGTTGGGCGGGGCGTTTGTCGGCATGTTGGAAGGCAACGCGGTGCTCACTCCGGCGGGTGCGGTTGGCAACTTGTTGCGCGTGGCTTGCCCGGACGGGGAGAAGGCGGCTCTGGCGGTGTTGTCGGCGGACGGTGCGGAGCTGAAATTTTCTCCCGACAGCGGCTTTGTCGATTTGCCGGGAGGGGCGGCGAAATTCACGGTGCGATACGATGCGGAGAGCGGACGTTACTGGACGTTGTCCAACTGGGTGCCCCCGCGTTACGAGGGCAGCGGCAACGCGTCGCTGGTGCGCAACACTCTCGCGCTGCTCTGCTCGGCGAATCTGCGCGATTGGGAATTGCGTGCCGTGGTGTTGCATCACCCGGATGCGAAACGACACGGCTTCCAATACGTGGACTGGCTCGCTGACGGCGACGACCTCGTGGCTGTGTCGCGCACCGGTCATGACGATGCCTGGGGCGGCGCGCTCAAGGCGCATGACGCGAACTATCTCACTTTTCACCGGGTATCCCGATTCCGGACCCTCACGCCGGGGGACTCGTCGGTATCCGTGGACGAACTTAAAACACCCGCCTTATGAACTTTGCCGCCTCTTCCGTTCAGTATCGTGGAATCATTCCGCCGATGGCGACGCCGTTGCGCGCGCGTGACGAGCTCGACGTGCCCGGGCTGGAGCGGTTGATCGAGCACATGCTGGCGGGAGGCGTGCATGGGCTTTTTGTGCTCGGCACGACGGGGGAAGCTCCGGGGCTGAGCTACCGGTTGCGACGCGAGTTGATCGAGCGCACCTGCCGGCAGGTGGCCGGCCGCGTTCCGGTGTTGGTCGGCGTGACGGACACGTCGATGGTGGAAGCACTGGGGCTGGCGCGGGTGTCACAGGAAAACGGAGTGAACGCGTTGGTGGTGGCTCCACCGTATTATTTTCCGAACAGCCAGCCCGAACTCACCGAATACATCCAGCACCTCGCGGCGGAACTGCCACTGCCGTTCTTTCTCTACAATATGCCGTCGCACACGAAGACCGTGTTCGACTTGGAGACGGTGCGTCGTGCGATGGCGCTGCCCAACGTGATCGGCATGAAAGACAGCTCGGCGAACATGGTTTATTATCACCAACTGGTGCGCCTGCTGCCCGAGCGTCGTGATTGGACGCTGCTGATGGGACCCGAGGAGCTGCTCGCGGAGTCGGTGTTGTTGGGCGGCCATGGCGGCGTGTGTGGCGGAGCCAATCTATGTCCGCAGCTTTATGTCGAGCTTTACGAGGCGGCGGTGGCGCGGGATTTGGCGCGCGTGGCCGAACTCCATGCGAGGGTCATGCACATTTCCTCCACGCTTTATCGAGTGGGCCGGCATGGTTCGGCGTTCATCAAAGGCCTGAAGTGCGCGCTGAGCGAGTCGGGTATCTGCGACGATTTTATGACCGAGCCTTTTCACCGATTCCGCGAGCCGGAACGGGCGCAGGTGCGCGAACGACTCGCCGAGCTTGGATTGCTGCGCGAGGCCGTCCGCGCGTGAACCTTTTTTCGATTTAACCCCAACCCCAACATGAAAAATCCCATGAACAACCCCACCGCTCAACCCAACGGACGGCGCTTTCTTATGCCGCTCCTGATGATTTCCCTGTCCGGCGCAGGTGTCGCGATAGCCCAGACCTTCAACTGGACGCCGACCGCCGGAGGGACATACGCGTGGAACGACGTTGCGAGCAACTGGACCAGCGGCTTCCCGAACGGGACAGACGTCATCGCCGATTTTTCGACGGATATCGCCGCGAACCAGACGGTCTCATTGAACGAGGCGATCACGGTTGGCGCGCTTACGCTGAATGACACGGGGGCAAGCGGTGACAGCAATTTCACGATCCAGACGGGCACGGCCGGCAGTCTGAATTTCCAGGTTTCCACCGGTAACGCGACAGTGACGAACGGCAGCGGTGCCAACGTGATCTCCGCGCCTGTTACGCTGACGAGCAACACTGCGTTTAATATCTCCACGGGCACCACACTCACGCTCTCGGGTGCGGTGGGCGGTGCGGGCACACTCACGCAGTCCACGGGCACCGGCACGCTGGTGCTTTCAGGGGCCAACAACTACACGGGCGCGACGACGGTGAATGCGGGCGTGTTAAAAATCTCCAATGCAGCCTCTCTGGGCGGAACCGCGGCGGGCACCAGCGTGCTCGGCGGCACTGCGGGCGGCGGGTTGCAAATCGAGGGGGGCATCACGGTCGCCGACGAGACGCTTACGATCTCCTCGGGTGCCAGTGGTTCGGCCAATGCCCTGCGCAGCTTGAGCGGAGACAATAGCTGGACCGGCACGATCACGATTCAGCACAACAATAATAACATCATCACGGTCGATGCGGGCACGCTGACCCTGGGCGACATCGTCACGGTTACGGGATCCGGCCGCATCGCGGCCTTTCAGGGCGCGGGCAACACGGTGGTGCAAGGCGTGATCAGTGGACCTGGTTCCGTGTCGCGCAGCAGCGGATCGGGTGGTGTCACTACTCTGGAAGGACTCAACACCTACACGGGAAGCACCTCGGTGACGCAGGGAACGCTGAGCATCAAGACGCTGGCCAACAGTGGATCCGCGAGCGGCATCGGCGCATCGGGCACGATCAATTTGCAGGGGGGAACCTTGCGCTACACGGGCACGGGGCATTCGACGGACCGCTTGTTCACGCTGGCTGGCGGCACCAACACGGTATCCAAAATCGAAGCCAACGGCAGCGGTGCGATGACGTGGGCCAACACGGGCGCGATTCTTCACGGTGTCGTGGACCGCAATTTCACGCTCAAACTGGGCGGCACCAGCACGGAGGCGAACACGCTGGCGTCCGCGATCACCGACAACGGGACCGGCATCGTGAGTCTCACCAAGGAAGACGCGGGTCGCTGGGTGATCTCGGGAGCCAACACGTTTGACGGCGCGACCACCGTGACCGGCGGCACATTGGCGCTGGGGGCGAACAACGCGTTGTCCGCAACGAGTGCGATCACGTTGTCGGCCGGCACGATCGACCTGCAGACCTTCAGCAGCTCGGCGGCCTCGCTGGGGTTCGCCGGTGGGGCGAATCTGAAGTTCAGTCTCGGCACGCCGGAGAACTCGACGGCGTTGCTGGCGTTGACCGGAAATCTGACGAAGAGCGGCAGCGGACTCTACACGCTGGATTTTTCGGGAACGGGGCAGGCGGGCACTTATAACCTGATTAGTTACGCGGGAACCTCGTTCGCGTCCACGAGCGACTTCACGATTGCCAACCTGGGGACCGGACTCGACGCCGTGCTCTCGCTGGGCTCCGGCAACCTGAGCCTGACGTTGACCACGAGTGGGATTCCCGAGCCATCGTCGTTCGCGTTGATCGCGGGTGTTCTGATGTTGGGAGTGGCGACAATCGGCTCGCGCCGTCGCGGTTGATATCATGACGGATCCAATCTGTCTGGGCATTGATGTCGGCACCGGCAGTGCACGCGCGGGTCTCTTCACTCCGCGTGGGCGGATGTTGGCATCGGCGAGTCACCCGATTCGTATGTGGAAACCGGAGCCGGATTTCGTCGAACAGTCTTCCGACGATATCTGGCGGGCATGCTGCCTGGCGGTGCGCGAGGCGTTGGAGAAAAGCGGAGTGGCGCCGGAGCAGGTGTGCGGAGTGGGCTTCGACGCGACCTGTTCCCTAGTGGTGCTTGATGACAAGAGCCGTCCCGTGACGGTCAGTCCGACGGGGAAAGCCGCGCAAAATGTCATTGTATGGATGGATCATCGCGCAAAGGGGCAGGCCTCGCGGATCAATCGAACGCGACACGCGGTGCTCAAGTATGTCGGCGGCGCAATCTCTCCGGAGATGCAGACGCCGAAGCTGCTTTGGTTGAAGGAAACCATGCCGGAAACCTGGAGACGTGCGGCGGCATTTTTTGATCTGCCGGATTTTCTCACGTATCGGGCCACCGGTGACGACACGCGTTCGTTGTGTTCCACGGTCTGCAAGTGGACCTATCTCGGTCAGCGCGGCGGCGAGGGGCAGGGGTGGGATGCGGGCTATTTTCGTGAGATCGGGCTCGGCGATCTTGCCGGCGAAGGATTCCGCCGCATCGGCACCCGTATTCGCCCGATGGGCGAGCCGGCAGGCTGTGGATTGACCGAGCAATCGGCGCGGGAACTCGGGCTCGTCGCCGGGACACCGGTGGGCGTGTCGGTGATCGACGCCCATGCAGGAGGGCTCGGCATGCTTGGCGCATCGCTAAAAGGGAAAACTGATCTCCGCGGACGTCTCGCGCTGATTGGCGGAACCTCGTCATGCCACATGGCCGTGGCGAAGCAGCCGCGCTTCATCCGTGGAATTTGGGGACCTTATTTTTCCGCGATGATTCCCGGTCTCTGGCTTGCGGAGGGCGGACAGTCGGCCACGGGCGCGTTGGTGGATCACGTGATTTTTTCGCATCCCGCTTCCGCGGACATGATGAAGCTCGCGAAGCGCAACAAGCGGACGATTTACGAGGAGCTGAACGTGCGGCTCGAAGCAATGGTCGGGGCTGAGCGGGTATTATTTCCGGCCGCGTTGACGAGAGACCTGCACGTGCAGCCTGATTTTCACGGCAATCGTTCCCCGCGCGCGGATGCTTCGCTGCGGGGGGTGATTGCGGGATTTTCTTTGTCGAAGGATGCTGACGATCTTGCCCGGCTTTATCTGGCGACCATCCAGGCGGTGGCTTACGGCACCCGACACATCATCGAAGAGATGAACAAGGCGGGGCACGGCATCCGCTCGATTTTTATCTGCGGCGGCGGAGCGAAAAACCCCGTCTTTTTGCGTGAACATGCCGACATCACCGGTTGCGAGCTGATCCTCCCGGCGGAGCCCGAGGCGGTGCTGTTGGGTGCGGCGGTGCTGGGCGCGGTGGCCTCGGGGGAATGGCCCTCGGTTGAGAAGGCGATTGCCATGATGAATGTAGCGGGGCGTCGTATCCGGCCGAAAGGCGGAAAAACGGGAGCGTATCACGATTTGAAATACAAAGTGTTTCACCGCATGCACGCGGACTTCAAGGCCTGCCGGCGTTTGATGGCGCCGGCGGCCGGAGGTTAATTGGTTTCCACGACGATTCGGAGACCGAAGCCACTGGTGGCGAGGAACGGGATGACGCTGCAGCCGGTTGGCGCTCCGGGTGCCGAGCGGGACGTGATGCTGGAAACCGTCTTTTGTTTGCGACTGTTGGACTCGTTGAAGGCGGCGCCTACGCGGAGTGCTCGGTCGGCCGCGTGCGTGGAAACGGAGAGCTGGCCTGTGAGAAGAGCGGGTGTTTCTGAACAGAATCCGCAGGCATTTTTTATCAGGGCGTGACGGGCCAAATGCTGATGGGCGGGCCGTGTGGTGCCGCGTCGAAGATGAGTTTTCCGTTGGCGGCGGTGGCGCGGGACTGCGTGGCGCGTTGGGAAATATTGCACTCGCGCCACGCGGCCGGAACTTCGACGACGAGCGTGAGCGGTAGATCGTAAAGCGCGGGGTTGGCGGTGCACTTGAGGTCGAGCTGGATGGCGTTGCCGATGACTTTGAGCGTGTTGACGGTCGCGGCGTCGCGCTGGGTTTCGTATTGGTGCTGCGTGATGTGATCGGTGACCCACAACTCGCGGCTGTCCTGCTTGGCCTTCAAATAATCGAGGAGCGGGAAAAAGACGTCCTGCTTGAGCGCCCAAAAATCCTGATAGTTGACGCCGATGCGCTCGACTCCGTGAAGGATGAGGTGGCTCTTGTCGCGCGCGGTGATGGCCTTCTCGGCCAGCGCGGTCATTTCCTCAAGCGTCTTCCAATGATAGACCGCGCCGTGGCCTTTGAACGGGGGGCGGTCGATGAGGTTGAACTCCTTGAGCAGGGACTGGAATTGGTCGGGAGTGATGTTCCAGTGTTTCACGCCGCCGGGCTGGGCGAAGGAGAGGAGGCGGCCGGGCTTGCCGCCGGCCTGCAGTTCTTCGCGGATGATGCGGGCGCACTCGCCGAATTCCCAGCGGGCGTTTTCGAGATCGGTGACGCCCTGGTGAGTCATGGTGTGCACGCCGTAAACCACGCCGCCGCCTTTCTCGGCCTCGGCCCACTTGGCGGCGTAGACTTTGTATTCACCCTTGTCGGGCACCATGTAGAATGTCGCGGTGAGCCCGCGTTTTTGGAGCTCGGGGATGGCGACCTCAACCTGTCCGGGCCAGCCGTCGTCGAGCATGAGCAGGAACGATGCGGTGCGGTCGTCTTTCCACTTGGCGACACGGGCGTCGCCGACGGCGGCACGGGCGCACAATGCGAGGACTACGAACGAAAGGGCGAGGGCGAGTGGGGTGATGCGGAGCATGGGTATGGAAAAAATGATAAGCCGCGCCGGCCGAGGTTGCAGGTTAACAGACGGCGGGGCGCGGATTCTGAGGATTTATTTAAACAGACGCGGGTCTCACGGCGTGTAGCGGAAGACGCCGCGGCCGCCGGTGCCGAGGTAAACTTCGCCGAAGCTTTCGCGGTCGCCGGCGAGGGCGGTGGCGACGTTGGTGGTGGGCGTGCCGTAGTAGGTCCACGTCGGCGCGGTGGTCGTGCAGGCGTTGTCGCTGCGGTAAACGCCGCGCACCGAGCCGATGCGGCCGTTGATGAAGACGGTGTAGCCGGTCGGCGTGGCGGCCTTGCCGAACGAGATGCACGTGGCCGCGGCGACGCCGGTGAGCTTGGTCCACGTGGTTGAGCCGGCGCGTCGGACGTAGGCGCCGCCATCGTAGGCGAACCAGAGATCGCTCGCGGTGGCGGAGGACGACGGCGGCGGCGCGGCCACGAGTTGGTAGATGGTGGTGTAAACGCCGGAGCCGAAGTTGGGCTCTACGGTCCACGTCGCGCCGTCGGTGCTGGAGAGCAGACTGACGGAGCCGCCGGACGAACCGTAGGTGACATAGAACGTGCCGGTGACGCGGTCCACGGTGAGGTTTTTCACGGAGGCGAGCGGTGTCCAACGATCGAGGATGCGCGACGTGACCAGGGCGTTGGCGGTGGTGCGGCAGGCGGTCCAGGTGATGCCGCGGTCTTTACTATAGTAGAGCGGCATGGTGGTGCCGGCGGTGTTGTATTGGGGTTCCCATACAAGCAGCGACGGATTGACGGGGGAGATGGCGATGCGTCCGCCGAAGGCGCGGGTGGTGCCGTTGGTCGCATAGACGGCGGGGCGGACGGACGTGAACCAGTTGGGATCGTAGTCGTAGTTGTCGATGATGCCGCCGGAGGGATTGTGGTCGGAGGCGTAGGTGGGCGGGCGGTTGGCGAACGTGAGCGTGGTCTCGCCCCACGTGGTGTTGGCGGCGGGATAGACGCCGACGATGGCCTGCGCGGCGGTGGTCTGGGCGTTGGAGCGGTAGAGCCGCAGCGTGGCCTGGGTGACGGAGGAGACGCCGGTGAGGTCGAACTTGAGGTAGGACCACTTGGTGTTCACGACCTGGCCCCAGGCGTAGGAAACCTTGAGGGACGGATCGGCGCCGTAGTTGGTGATGTTTTTCACGGGAGTGCCGGAAGGCGTGCCGTCCACGAAGGCGTCGGCGGTCGCGGGGAGCGTGACGCCGTCGATCACCAGTTCGGGCGGGTTGGTCGAGGCCTCGCGGGAGTGGTAGGAAAGCGCGGCGGTGTTGGACGGCGTATTGTTGGAAATGAGCACGAGGGTGACGACCTTGCCGGCGTTTTGGGCGAGGTAGGCGGAGAGGTCCCACGTGTCCCAGCCGGCGGGAGCGCCGGGGGCGAGGACGGCGCGGGCGGCCTGGCCGAAGACGAGCCAGGTGACGCCGTTGTCGTGGGAGACGGCGCCGCCGCCGCTGAAGCCGTCGGAGTTGACCCAGGTGCGCGCCCAGTGGGAGGGGTTGCCCTCGGAGAAATCGAGCGACGGGGTGTTGCCGGGGAGAGGATTGTTGAAGCGCACGTCGGGGCGCTGGTTGACGTTGGTGTAGTAGAAGCCGTTGTTGTCGGCGACGCCGGTCATGAGCTCGGCGTCCCCGGCGGCGGGCGTGGTGGCGAGGTCCATGACGACGACCTCTTCCTGGCCCTTTTGGAGCGGATACCAATCGGACGGAGACGCGGTGATGTCGCGCGTGCGCATGACGCCCTGGGCGCCGGCGATCCAGACGTGGTCCGCATTGGCGGGACCGATGAGCAGGGCGTCGGTGGCGGCGAACACGTTGCCATCGGTGCGCGTGGTCGGGCCGTTGGCGTCGTAGTCGGTGGCGAACCGCGTGGCGTTGACGAGCGACCAGGACGAGCCGCTGTTGGTGGTGCGCCAGACCTCGTTGCCGTTTTTGTAGTCGGAGACCATGGCGACGCCGGCGACGAGCGGATCGACGGCGACGGCGACGAGGGCCTGCGCGCCGGAGATGACGGTGGCGGTCATGGCGGTGGCGGTGCGGGAAACCGAGTAGGCGGAGTTGCCGTAGCCGGTGACGAAGAGCGTGCCGTCCACGGGCGAGACGTGGGCGCGCGCGGGGTTGACCGGACCGCCGGAGAGGAGTGTCCAGGTCGATCCGCTGTTGGCGCTGCGATAGACGCCGGAACCGTGGACGCCGGCATAGACGAGGGTGGAGGAACCGTTTTTGTCACAGGCGACGAACGTGACGCCGTTGCCGGCGGAGCCGTTGGGAAGGCCGGTGAGATGCGACCATGTCCACGAGCCACCGCTCTTTACGCCCTTGATGAGGCCGACGGGGCCGGCGGCGGGAGTGTTGGTGCCGTAATAGAGGGTGTTGGAATCATTGGGATCGACGACGAGACGCTCGCCGAAAAGTTTGCCCTCCTTGTTGCTGCTGCAGCGGACGGTCGGGTGGATGGTGGTCCAGACGGGCGAAGCGGCGGAGGCGTCGTCGGTGACGTAGATGCCGGACGGCGTGACGGTGGAGTAGAGACCCGCGGCGACGTAAACGCGGTCGGGGTTGGCGGGGTCGATGGCGAGCGCGTTGATACCCTGGAGATTGCTGCCGTCGGCGGCGGAAGGATCGATGATTTTATCGGTGATGCAGAGCCATCCCTTGTA
This window of the Rariglobus hedericola genome carries:
- a CDS encoding helix-turn-helix transcriptional regulator — its product is MAQITKKIAKSIEAVAALVPLARGLGRPEDFYRGRKHEGWGLPDNILLFHERGARAMRSKDGARHFHHRNVLVFPLQGDGRIVVNGRTFALGPGRCALIRAYQFHHFTGFSSGEVDWLIITFEGESAHGEGTVFRSESDRFWADLDCLLEEFRGGANTDRGGFRLACRLALLLEELSAAAPVRAENRGKAGGGEDLLLKVHALISADMGRMISIDKMARHLGISASHLRARFRKGTGKSLGEFQREVRLQKAAELLAQTDATVAEVGEACGWESPFTFSRAFRRYWGRPPKRFSMFARGR
- a CDS encoding polysaccharide deacetylase family protein, whose translation is MITTPRLSRLLAFTVFVSLAAHLHAAVGDTRVANWKDDRTAVFMLMFDDSWPSHFQVAVPELEKRDLIATFYICPDKGEFKTQAGSWDKVAKSKMVFANHTMTHQGVKDMANAEYEIGGCTHAIHKLQPGKENRLISFGMPGVGPGKWNITGPQLKALLEKHNLISRPTFDGHGAVYHQKTLEEMTALAEKGIAKKDVEYLVVHGVERITPNWGYQDMWPLKQSIFFPLLDYLKDKQDKRELWVTDHISCHQYKTERETATVKTLKVLANGIQLELKSSADPKLYDLPLTLVTEVPANWRTCNISQGGATPVTATAVNGKLTFDALPNGPPISIWPAQ
- a CDS encoding helix-turn-helix domain-containing protein, with product MESFHALPTGGMTRSAQIHRSWGMINQNREKTFRRLKVFSLVYLLEGEGLFSDERGKTDQPIRAGDLLCLFPDVGHVYCPLPGTRWNEINIEFSGPAFSAWTGTDLLDPAEPIRRLAPMDYWLGRFHESVLPLAKKGLEPALADTGRLIALIAEMCSTWIRPHSDHAMEWIHTARAWLIDLPTTVPLNLVEAAKALGLGEQAYRKKFKRLCGVSPTTFRSRHLIEQACHELCGTDRGIKDIAYSLGFRTEFYFFRRFRQITGLSPGEYRRRATQ
- a CDS encoding sialidase family protein; translated protein: MSQANPSVLIAKPSIEVVPGQIIYHRKTNTGEYIGSPSIAILPDGAYVASHDVFGPGTTEHSSGVSFVYRSEDCGVTWRNVARIEPAFWSNLFVHTGALYLFGTTHHHGLVVIRRSDDGGFTWTQPKDECSGLLTAKGHFHTGPMPMLMHRERIWRAVENAGDGGAWGERYLPMLMSSPVDADLLCSESWTCTRPMAHSTTWLGGAFVGMLEGNAVLTPAGAVGNLLRVACPDGEKAALAVLSADGAELKFSPDSGFVDLPGGAAKFTVRYDAESGRYWTLSNWVPPRYEGSGNASLVRNTLALLCSANLRDWELRAVVLHHPDAKRHGFQYVDWLADGDDLVAVSRTGHDDAWGGALKAHDANYLTFHRVSRFRTLTPGDSSVSVDELKTPAL
- a CDS encoding dihydrodipicolinate synthase family protein — translated: MNFAASSVQYRGIIPPMATPLRARDELDVPGLERLIEHMLAGGVHGLFVLGTTGEAPGLSYRLRRELIERTCRQVAGRVPVLVGVTDTSMVEALGLARVSQENGVNALVVAPPYYFPNSQPELTEYIQHLAAELPLPFFLYNMPSHTKTVFDLETVRRAMALPNVIGMKDSSANMVYYHQLVRLLPERRDWTLLMGPEELLAESVLLGGHGGVCGGANLCPQLYVELYEAAVARDLARVAELHARVMHISSTLYRVGRHGSAFIKGLKCALSESGICDDFMTEPFHRFREPERAQVRERLAELGLLREAVRA
- a CDS encoding beta strand repeat-containing protein; translated protein: MKNPMNNPTAQPNGRRFLMPLLMISLSGAGVAIAQTFNWTPTAGGTYAWNDVASNWTSGFPNGTDVIADFSTDIAANQTVSLNEAITVGALTLNDTGASGDSNFTIQTGTAGSLNFQVSTGNATVTNGSGANVISAPVTLTSNTAFNISTGTTLTLSGAVGGAGTLTQSTGTGTLVLSGANNYTGATTVNAGVLKISNAASLGGTAAGTSVLGGTAGGGLQIEGGITVADETLTISSGASGSANALRSLSGDNSWTGTITIQHNNNNIITVDAGTLTLGDIVTVTGSGRIAAFQGAGNTVVQGVISGPGSVSRSSGSGGVTTLEGLNTYTGSTSVTQGTLSIKTLANSGSASGIGASGTINLQGGTLRYTGTGHSTDRLFTLAGGTNTVSKIEANGSGAMTWANTGAILHGVVDRNFTLKLGGTSTEANTLASAITDNGTGIVSLTKEDAGRWVISGANTFDGATTVTGGTLALGANNALSATSAITLSAGTIDLQTFSSSAASLGFAGGANLKFSLGTPENSTALLALTGNLTKSGSGLYTLDFSGTGQAGTYNLISYAGTSFASTSDFTIANLGTGLDAVLSLGSGNLSLTLTTSGIPEPSSFALIAGVLMLGVATIGSRRRG